AGTTTAAACTCGACACCTCATCTCCTTTGGGATATGATGACCTTCAGTCTATAAAAGTCTTTGTAGATCCCTATGGGGCATTTAATCTTGTAAGTATTTTCGATAATGGCCGCTCTGTACTTGGGTCCTATGATTATAATTCAGAAACAAAACTTTATATGGGTTTTGAGTACAGCCCCCTCTATACCTGCCGCCTGGAAGACCTCTCGGTTTCTGTGACAAGTGAGGGAAGTCAGAATTTTATTGATTCCGCCGAATATACACTGCAGTTTATGGGCGGGATGCCCGCAGAGTCTGCAGATAAACCCTATGTTCAAATTTCGGTAGCCTCCGGAGCAGTAACTCTCAGGGCAGTTCAGGGAGCTGCAGGCAGCCCCCTCTTAAGCATTACAGAGCAAGTCGATCCCTAGTCTTTATCGTATTCCACAACAGGTATAAAGATCTTCTCAGCCTTCTCTTCGGCTTCAGCCATAAGTCTGTCTATATCTTCTATGGCAGTCCAATCCTCCTGAGTTTTCTTTAACTTGGGTTTCACCTCGGGATGGTCAGGAGAGAAGAGGGTACAGCAGTCGTCAAAGGGCTGAATAGAGGTTTCAAAGGCCTTGATTTTGCGGGAGATCAATATGGTCTCCTCCTTGTCCATTCCGATCAGAGGACGGAATACCGGCAGATCCACCTGGCTGTTGGTGTAGGCAAGGCTCTCTAATGTCTGGCTTGCCACCTGACTCAGGGCTTCACCCGTAATAAGGGCAAGATCATCCCGTTTTTTAGCTATGGACTGGGCAATTTTCATCATGGCTGCCCTTGAATGAAGAGTCGTTGTCTCCGGGCGGACAGAGCGGTTTATCTGTACCTGTACCTCCGTAAAGGGGACCGTAAAGAGATGAATTCCACAGCACCAGGGGGCAATAATCTTTGCAAGATCCCGTACCTTTTCCAGTGATTCGGGACTTGTATAGGGGGGAGTATGGAAATAGACTGCATCCAGGCTCATTCCCCGCTTGGCCATCAGATAGCCCGCCACGGGTGAATCGATTCCACCCGAGAGGAGGAGCATCCCCTTACCTCCGGTGTGAACAGGGAGTCCGCCGGGACCCTTATGGGTATAGCCATAGACATATCCCTTTTCCCTGAGTTCTATATGGATAACCCAGTCCGGATTCTTTACATCTACCTTGAGTCCGGGGATCTTCTCAAAAACCCTTCCTCCGATCTCTGCGGAGTATCCGTAGTTATCCAGGGGGAGACTCTTGTCTATCCGCCGTGTTTCAATCTTGAATTTAATGCCGTTTCCAGCATCGATATTCTGCTGAGCAACCAGTAAGGCCTTCTCTTCAAGGGCATCCAGCTCCTTGGGGCA
The window above is part of the Oceanispirochaeta sp. M1 genome. Proteins encoded here:
- the thiI gene encoding tRNA uracil 4-sulfurtransferase ThiI, which translates into the protein MSELYLIKIGEITLKKGNRALFERQLKQNIKRILRPHPTRVTNRSGRFYLETENLPEEYVCDCLSKVFGIVGFTRSYSCPKELDALEEKALLVAQQNIDAGNGIKFKIETRRIDKSLPLDNYGYSAEIGGRVFEKIPGLKVDVKNPDWVIHIELREKGYVYGYTHKGPGGLPVHTGGKGMLLLSGGIDSPVAGYLMAKRGMSLDAVYFHTPPYTSPESLEKVRDLAKIIAPWCCGIHLFTVPFTEVQVQINRSVRPETTTLHSRAAMMKIAQSIAKKRDDLALITGEALSQVASQTLESLAYTNSQVDLPVFRPLIGMDKEETILISRKIKAFETSIQPFDDCCTLFSPDHPEVKPKLKKTQEDWTAIEDIDRLMAEAEEKAEKIFIPVVEYDKD